Proteins from a genomic interval of Candidatus Bathyarchaeota archaeon:
- a CDS encoding type II restriction endonuclease, which yields MVKYDIMGFKTENEYFDYFFDTLLKTNWTYDYFVAWEKVKQNVRKYVREISLLNSLTKIPPEERKTELKELFINYPEIIPVIPSIIAVRERSVPILEIGEKAIYKTFNFSRRKLSKKAAEDLVTFCDKVGILQLFGEINDLYAYLLGVEVGLDSNARKNRSGEIFQNLVELLLKRKLGNFEKIEIRSEDPSVIVRRRKRADFVIYAQNMPKIVIECNFYNTTGSKPIETANAYIDLQRKIREKQGISFIWITDGPAWEQMRQTVIQSFREIDFPMNYTIASEKIDTIVPLLL from the coding sequence TTGGTTAAGTACGACATTATGGGGTTTAAAACTGAAAATGAATACTTTGATTACTTCTTTGACACATTACTAAAGACAAACTGGACTTATGATTATTTTGTGGCTTGGGAAAAGGTTAAGCAAAATGTTAGAAAATATGTAAGAGAAATAAGCCTTCTAAATTCTTTAACTAAAATACCTCCCGAAGAACGTAAGACGGAACTTAAGGAGTTATTTATAAACTACCCAGAAATTATACCTGTCATTCCTTCCATAATTGCAGTAAGAGAGAGAAGTGTGCCCATTCTTGAAATCGGTGAAAAAGCAATTTATAAGACATTTAACTTCTCCAGAAGGAAACTATCAAAGAAAGCAGCGGAAGACCTAGTTACTTTCTGTGATAAAGTTGGAATTTTGCAGCTCTTCGGCGAAATCAATGACCTTTACGCATATCTACTAGGAGTAGAAGTGGGTCTCGATTCGAATGCTAGAAAAAACAGAAGCGGCGAAATATTTCAAAATCTTGTTGAATTACTGCTAAAGAGGAAATTGGGAAATTTCGAAAAAATAGAAATAAGGTCTGAGGACCCCAGCGTGATTGTAAGAAGAAGAAAAAGAGCAGATTTTGTAATTTATGCCCAAAATATGCCTAAAATAGTGATTGAATGCAATTTCTATAATACTACTGGGAGTAAACCAATAGAAACTGCAAACGCATACATAGACTTACAAAGGAAGATCCGCGAGAAACAAGGAATCTCTTTTATATGGATAACCGATGGGCCTGCTTGGGAACAAATGAGACAGACGGTTATCCAAAGTTTTAGGGAAATAGATTTTCCAATGAATTACACGATTGCAAGTGAGAAAATCGACACAATAGTGCCTCTTCTACTCTAG
- a CDS encoding DUF365 domain-containing protein — MSEKIVGMIIPIPSYLLMRIFKEKKNKIIKVATIFKQIKPGSKVLFYSSHETHAVVGEGTIETCEIVSATNLVKNYNKYNGNLFITKKELKEYLSQRKRSKFLVISLKEIKQYKKPVKLRRFVPMAGQYLTKRLYQKIASQQS, encoded by the coding sequence ATGTCAGAGAAAATAGTTGGTATGATAATACCGATTCCTTCGTATCTCTTAATGAGAATTTTTAAAGAGAAAAAGAACAAGATAATAAAAGTTGCAACAATCTTTAAACAAATTAAGCCAGGTTCGAAGGTTCTCTTTTATTCCTCTCATGAAACACATGCAGTTGTGGGTGAGGGAACAATAGAAACTTGCGAGATTGTTTCGGCAACTAATTTGGTTAAGAATTATAATAAATACAACGGTAACTTATTCATTACCAAAAAAGAGCTTAAAGAATATCTGTCACAGCGAAAAAGAAGCAAATTCTTAGTAATTTCCTTAAAGGAAATCAAACAGTACAAAAAACCTGTAAAACTAAGAAGATTCGTTCCAATGGCTGGTCAATATTTAACAAAAAGGCTTTACCAGAAAATCGCCTCTCAACAAAGTTGA
- a CDS encoding methyltransferase domain-containing protein, whose product MKEVTFQDYKEFVKTHKEVTIENVKIEIGRPKRIKEFQPKFFELERTNVWSFPDRGKWATHRGNFRGNWPPQMARNIIIRYSKPGEWILDQMCGSGTTLIECKLLGRNAIGVDINPECIMLTLDRLNFEYTPLDLDFPKVKIKTYVGDARNLNLIDDDSVDLIATHPPYASIIPYSKKKKIPGDISKVHSIDEYIDAMREVAKESFRVLKPGRYCAILVGDTRRHRHHVPIAFRVMQAFLDVGFILKEDIVKCQWKTKVTREKWEGLSKTSDECWVDIDRKARKGRYTDFYLLYYEHLFIFRKPEENEDVKKYRDSMKWW is encoded by the coding sequence ATGAAAGAAGTGACGTTTCAGGACTATAAAGAGTTTGTTAAAACGCATAAAGAAGTAACTATAGAAAACGTTAAAATAGAAATTGGACGGCCTAAAAGAATTAAGGAATTTCAGCCAAAATTTTTCGAGCTTGAAAGAACTAATGTATGGTCATTTCCAGACAGAGGAAAATGGGCGACTCACAGAGGAAATTTCAGAGGAAACTGGCCGCCTCAAATGGCAAGAAACATCATCATCAGATACTCAAAACCTGGTGAATGGATTTTAGACCAAATGTGTGGTTCGGGCACAACTTTAATAGAATGTAAGCTACTTGGCAGAAACGCCATTGGTGTAGATATAAACCCAGAATGTATAATGCTCACGTTAGATAGGCTCAATTTTGAATATACTCCGCTTGATCTTGATTTTCCAAAAGTGAAAATTAAGACATATGTCGGAGATGCGAGGAACCTAAATCTTATTGATGACGATTCGGTAGACCTTATAGCTACTCATCCGCCATATGCTAGCATTATTCCATATTCCAAAAAGAAGAAGATTCCGGGTGATATCTCCAAAGTTCACAGCATAGATGAGTATATTGATGCTATGAGAGAAGTTGCAAAGGAAAGTTTTAGGGTATTAAAACCGGGAAGATATTGTGCAATATTGGTGGGAGATACGCGGAGGCATAGGCATCACGTTCCAATAGCGTTTAGAGTTATGCAAGCATTTTTAGATGTGGGCTTCATACTTAAGGAAGATATAGTAAAGTGTCAGTGGAAAACGAAAGTTACAAGGGAAAAATGGGAGGGGCTTTCCAAAACATCAGATGAATGCTGGGTGGATATTGACAGAAAGGCAAGAAAGGGACGGTACACAGATTTCTACCTACTCTACTATGAGCACTTATTTATTTTCAGAAAACCTGAAGAAAATGAGGATGTTAAAAAATATAGAGATAGTATGAAGTGGTGGTAA
- a CDS encoding UvrD-helicase domain-containing protein, with product MMLLKRNKTPELESDQKYVMNCYLRPGGRVCVDAGAGTGKTTVLIETLAETVLRELQGKPGNFNPMERILVVSFGVEASRQLKSRLKERLRDHESAGGILPTNIWRFIETESHIQTIDAFLQALLREIVTEIGLNPSFEISTGLEQDNLVDEIINKIRNDPSLAPKWFRLERAFPNLDYLEYPPENLRDMIWNTHQKAREFCLDVKEVKNQLVFAVKNLIHKGFEPPFTIDALQKLVQQLSNNTYVLTCPDHQKAAMIEHAEDVYNYSLQLANDFGDLLIAFDEQYDAISKKTGKLTYIDVAYLVWQYTFKKGGNDWKTRLQNRFDHIFVDEFQDTNFVQYEIIKSLIRSGPPEKRNHVMFIGDLKQSIYQWRSAEPQIFRDLILSLKQKTAADSIPEGMTYAPLVSNFRSHPKLIDFFNGVFSQLFKDRARGAVSGEVPYEELIAKVELASDDNKPRVHILINPGRTVREWVDYEAQKLAAIIRGILQPNSGILVHEENKTRQPYAGDIVLLFRRKENIPRYVNELRSSGINCAIQTDVSLFGEPEVSLIIDFLDWLANPDSRESITRILRSPIIALSDKTLRYLASKRFFLVKALNDWKPEFNLPEEDKRRLIELLKFREDLRWDREGPKAALIERIIAHGYFDSVVLTSEDGLQAQANLWMLIEVVSSWEEEELLSYRDFIKTLKALRDRAYRGVEKDFPRAILADEKTKDSVKVMTIHAAKGLEFPIVIIPESIVHARESVRNERIIRNRRSGIILRPRAEHTYLPSDVQITNVNNNKHISWVGRGDEEAILWLSPERSTETGLFVTDSPIHQNVKNDVAEFWRLLYVAATRAKDHLIFSIGNDDRWEKYEWNSWMRFLRTSLNLIDVQAANGNTSKKVELASKQIEIGIEDLPSVPPPTPAPFLDKPIPNGKNAEYKSGCPSFVPSQINPSEFPIFLECPRRYQYAAIWRTSGLRESSLTADASGAQPPCTKSGKMSADEWGDQVHKALRLWDFSLSFSSDQRLKDYMDRVERVLGTRVRAEIEKALTNFSKLNVGKMAINAARDGRPIHKEEELQALISWNSSFPPILVRGRFDLLFQNEKGDWILVDFKAEKMPPPNSFRDRIYRGQINAYAWLILNALGIKIKKAYLAYVHPNGAEKEVIPDETEFEEQVKSSINSLTLDPQKGLKATPSYSPDGPCSNCPYSRKVGGPCEN from the coding sequence ATGATGCTTCTTAAGAGGAATAAAACCCCAGAGCTGGAAAGTGATCAGAAATACGTGATGAATTGTTACTTGCGTCCTGGAGGGCGAGTATGTGTCGATGCTGGAGCAGGTACTGGAAAAACAACAGTGTTAATAGAGACTTTAGCAGAAACTGTACTTCGAGAGCTTCAAGGCAAGCCAGGTAATTTTAATCCTATGGAAAGAATACTGGTAGTTTCTTTCGGGGTAGAAGCTTCGAGACAACTGAAATCAAGACTCAAAGAACGCTTAAGGGATCATGAGTCTGCAGGTGGCATCTTACCAACGAATATTTGGCGATTTATTGAAACAGAATCTCATATCCAAACAATTGATGCTTTTCTTCAAGCACTTTTAAGGGAAATTGTTACTGAAATTGGATTAAACCCCTCATTCGAGATATCTACGGGATTAGAGCAGGATAACCTTGTTGATGAAATCATAAACAAAATTCGCAATGACCCATCACTAGCACCTAAATGGTTTAGGCTCGAAAGAGCATTCCCCAACCTTGATTATTTAGAATATCCTCCTGAAAATCTTCGTGACATGATATGGAATACTCATCAAAAAGCACGTGAATTTTGTCTTGATGTTAAAGAGGTCAAGAATCAACTTGTTTTTGCCGTTAAGAACTTAATTCATAAAGGGTTTGAACCTCCCTTCACAATAGATGCTCTCCAAAAGCTTGTGCAACAATTATCCAATAACACGTATGTCCTGACTTGTCCAGACCATCAGAAAGCGGCTATGATTGAACATGCTGAAGATGTTTACAACTACAGCTTACAGCTCGCAAACGATTTTGGTGACTTATTAATAGCGTTCGATGAACAATACGATGCCATCTCGAAGAAAACGGGAAAATTAACTTACATTGATGTTGCGTATTTAGTATGGCAGTATACCTTCAAGAAGGGAGGAAATGACTGGAAGACACGTTTGCAAAATAGGTTTGACCACATATTTGTAGATGAATTTCAAGATACTAATTTTGTTCAATATGAGATAATAAAAAGTCTAATCCGTTCAGGACCACCTGAAAAACGGAATCATGTTATGTTTATCGGAGACTTGAAACAATCAATTTACCAATGGCGAAGTGCTGAGCCACAGATTTTTAGGGATCTTATCCTTTCTCTAAAACAAAAAACAGCCGCTGATTCGATCCCCGAAGGGATGACCTATGCTCCGCTCGTCTCAAATTTCCGAAGTCATCCAAAGCTTATTGACTTTTTCAATGGTGTCTTTTCGCAGTTATTCAAGGATAGGGCAAGAGGAGCAGTTTCAGGAGAAGTTCCTTATGAGGAATTAATAGCCAAGGTCGAACTGGCTTCTGATGATAATAAGCCCAGAGTACACATTTTAATAAATCCTGGTAGAACTGTGAGAGAATGGGTTGATTACGAAGCTCAAAAACTTGCTGCTATTATTCGAGGTATTCTCCAACCAAACTCAGGCATTCTTGTACATGAAGAAAACAAGACCAGACAACCATATGCTGGAGATATTGTCCTTTTGTTCCGCAGAAAAGAAAACATACCTAGGTACGTTAATGAATTAAGGTCTTCTGGAATAAACTGTGCGATCCAGACCGACGTATCATTATTCGGTGAACCCGAAGTATCCTTGATTATTGATTTTCTAGATTGGCTAGCTAACCCTGATTCAAGAGAATCAATCACTCGAATTTTACGCTCCCCTATAATAGCTCTAAGCGATAAAACTTTGAGATACCTTGCGAGCAAACGTTTCTTTTTAGTAAAGGCGTTAAATGACTGGAAGCCAGAGTTCAATTTACCTGAAGAAGACAAAAGAAGACTTATTGAACTGCTGAAATTCCGTGAAGACTTGAGATGGGACAGAGAAGGCCCTAAAGCAGCTTTAATTGAACGGATTATAGCACATGGCTATTTTGATTCAGTCGTATTAACTTCGGAAGACGGATTGCAAGCCCAAGCCAACCTATGGATGCTGATCGAAGTTGTTTCTTCATGGGAAGAAGAAGAGCTTTTGTCTTACCGAGATTTCATAAAGACACTAAAGGCACTCCGTGATAGAGCATATAGAGGAGTTGAAAAAGATTTTCCAAGAGCTATTCTTGCAGATGAAAAGACTAAAGATTCAGTAAAAGTAATGACAATTCATGCAGCTAAGGGGCTGGAATTTCCAATAGTTATAATACCTGAAAGTATTGTGCATGCTCGTGAATCAGTTAGAAATGAAAGAATTATAAGGAACCGAAGAAGCGGCATTATTTTAAGACCAAGAGCAGAACACACTTATTTACCTTCCGATGTCCAGATAACAAATGTAAACAACAATAAACATATTTCCTGGGTCGGCAGAGGAGACGAAGAGGCAATACTTTGGCTATCACCAGAAAGGAGCACTGAAACTGGGCTTTTTGTTACAGATAGCCCGATTCACCAAAATGTTAAAAATGATGTAGCTGAATTTTGGAGACTCTTATACGTCGCCGCCACCAGAGCAAAGGATCATCTAATCTTTTCTATCGGGAATGATGACCGATGGGAAAAATATGAATGGAATTCATGGATGCGATTTCTCCGAACCTCTTTGAATCTAATTGATGTTCAAGCTGCGAATGGGAACACAAGCAAAAAAGTTGAGTTGGCCTCAAAGCAAATCGAGATAGGTATCGAAGACCTCCCGAGCGTGCCTCCCCCAACTCCCGCCCCATTCTTAGATAAGCCCATTCCAAATGGCAAGAACGCCGAGTATAAAAGTGGTTGCCCTAGTTTTGTTCCTTCGCAGATTAATCCTTCAGAATTCCCAATTTTTCTAGAATGCCCAAGACGTTATCAATACGCAGCAATCTGGCGGACAAGCGGATTACGAGAATCTTCATTAACAGCAGATGCCAGCGGTGCACAACCTCCATGTACAAAAAGTGGAAAAATGTCTGCTGATGAATGGGGTGACCAAGTCCATAAGGCATTGAGACTCTGGGATTTTTCTTTAAGTTTCAGCTCCGATCAGCGACTCAAAGATTACATGGATCGAGTCGAACGTGTACTTGGGACAAGGGTTCGGGCTGAAATTGAGAAGGCATTAACAAACTTCTCGAAGCTGAATGTTGGAAAAATGGCGATAAATGCGGCTCGAGACGGTAGACCAATTCATAAGGAAGAAGAATTGCAAGCATTAATTTCATGGAATTCTTCTTTTCCGCCAATTCTAGTTAGGGGCCGTTTTGATCTTTTGTTCCAGAATGAAAAAGGAGATTGGATTCTTGTGGACTTCAAAGCTGAGAAAATGCCACCTCCTAACTCTTTTAGGGACAGAATATACAGAGGGCAAATAAATGCATATGCATGGCTTATATTAAACGCATTAGGCATTAAAATAAAAAAGGCCTATTTAGCCTACGTTCATCCCAACGGAGCTGAAAAAGAAGTCATCCCTGATGAAACAGAGTTCGAAGAACAAGTAAAATCAAGCATCAATTCACTAACGCTTGATCCACAAAAAGGTCTAAAAGCCACACCATCTTACAGCCCAGATGGACCTTGTTCTAATTGCCCATACAGCCGAAAGGTTGGTGGTCCATGCGAGAATTGA